Proteins encoded together in one Fibrobacter sp. UWH4 window:
- the priA gene encoding primosomal protein N' codes for MTKRIPKLSAPEEVHQKLKSATLTDFCEVYIPMAPDVYTYGVPAGVNLVRGDVVWVQFATRKKPALAVVARVHQDRPKFDVRPAYPHQSGYRFSERYMESLEWTARYYISTPMKALFVFWPSDFEKYLDALAFTKGEASPSREPQGSPATPSAGDTPTTTPNAQSMSLRAEGEAISSQTARTPTLTSEQTNAFNTLCEELDKDGFRGVLLHGVTGSGKTRVYQELAREALKRHKKVLILVPEIGLTPQTLKRFEDFLQVPIVVLHSALSAPKKREGYVSILKGDTQVVLGTRSAILAPFDFDLVILDEEHDSSFKQQDPAPRYHTREMAFHLAYKYGALVVLGSATPSLETFYNAKANNLKTVTLKERATQAPLPKVQIVDMGKMRQQKGILLSPALREALTDCIERGDQAIILMNRRGFSKMRVCTECGETLYCKHCHIPLVYHKQYRSLMCHYCAALYPVNTPCSACGAETYEFVGGAIEMLEEEIAEWIPNAKVIRMDRDTTQNVGASEKILDAFRNREYNILIGTQMVAKGHDFPGVQLVGVVGADSGLGIPDFRSTERLFQLLSQTAGRAGRAGGEGQVLIQTLKPSEPVMQFAVNHDFIGFANKEMEDRRAAFYPPFCKLVEISCGSRDEDLLRHTVERLETLLRTDKKLMVLGPVDAFVPVVQNVHWAKLYIKTQDLAPVRKILHPIINGAKPWVQNVEIKVEIE; via the coding sequence GTGACAAAGCGAATTCCCAAACTCAGCGCCCCCGAGGAAGTGCACCAGAAGCTCAAATCCGCAACTCTGACGGATTTCTGCGAGGTATACATTCCCATGGCCCCCGATGTCTATACCTACGGAGTTCCCGCAGGGGTCAACCTTGTGCGCGGAGATGTCGTTTGGGTTCAGTTCGCCACCCGTAAAAAGCCGGCCCTCGCCGTGGTCGCACGCGTCCACCAGGACCGCCCCAAGTTTGATGTGCGCCCCGCTTACCCGCACCAGTCGGGCTACCGCTTTAGCGAACGTTATATGGAATCGCTCGAATGGACGGCACGGTATTACATTAGCACACCCATGAAGGCGCTGTTCGTCTTCTGGCCCAGCGACTTCGAGAAGTACTTAGATGCTTTGGCATTTACAAAGGGGGAAGCCTCCCCCTCGCGTGAGCCCCAAGGGTCTCCCGCTACCCCCTCTGCAGGGGACACCCCTACAACGACCCCGAATGCACAAAGCATGTCATTGCGAGCCGAAGGCGAAGCAATCTCTAGCCAAACCGCCCGTACCCCCACATTAACTTCAGAACAAACTAACGCATTCAATACGCTTTGCGAAGAACTGGATAAAGACGGATTCCGGGGCGTATTACTCCATGGTGTCACCGGATCGGGCAAGACCCGCGTTTACCAGGAGCTTGCCCGCGAAGCATTGAAGCGACACAAGAAAGTCTTGATCCTCGTGCCCGAAATCGGACTCACGCCGCAAACGCTCAAGCGTTTTGAAGATTTTCTGCAAGTCCCGATTGTGGTATTGCACTCGGCGCTTTCTGCACCCAAGAAACGCGAAGGCTACGTCTCAATTTTGAAGGGCGACACGCAGGTGGTTCTCGGCACCCGCAGCGCGATTCTTGCCCCGTTCGATTTCGACCTCGTGATTCTCGACGAAGAACACGATTCCTCTTTTAAGCAACAGGATCCGGCGCCGCGTTACCACACCCGCGAAATGGCATTCCATTTAGCGTACAAGTACGGCGCCCTCGTGGTACTCGGGAGTGCCACACCGAGCCTCGAAACATTCTATAATGCAAAGGCGAATAACTTAAAGACGGTTACACTCAAGGAACGCGCCACGCAGGCGCCGCTCCCGAAGGTGCAAATTGTCGACATGGGCAAGATGCGCCAGCAAAAGGGCATCCTCTTGTCGCCCGCACTCCGCGAAGCATTGACCGATTGCATCGAGCGCGGGGACCAGGCGATTATCCTCATGAACCGCCGCGGTTTTTCGAAGATGCGCGTGTGTACCGAATGCGGCGAGACGCTTTACTGCAAGCATTGCCACATTCCGCTGGTATACCATAAGCAATACCGCTCACTTATGTGCCACTACTGCGCCGCCCTTTACCCGGTGAACACACCGTGTAGCGCCTGCGGCGCCGAAACTTACGAGTTCGTGGGCGGCGCCATCGAGATGCTCGAAGAAGAAATCGCCGAGTGGATTCCGAATGCGAAAGTGATTCGCATGGACCGCGACACCACGCAGAACGTGGGCGCCAGCGAAAAGATTCTTGACGCGTTCCGCAATCGCGAATACAATATTCTAATCGGAACACAAATGGTCGCCAAGGGCCACGACTTTCCTGGCGTGCAATTAGTCGGGGTCGTTGGCGCCGATAGCGGACTCGGCATTCCCGATTTCCGTTCTACAGAAAGACTTTTCCAACTGCTCAGCCAGACTGCAGGGCGCGCGGGTCGTGCAGGGGGAGAAGGCCAAGTGCTGATTCAGACTCTCAAGCCTTCAGAACCGGTGATGCAGTTTGCCGTGAACCACGACTTCATCGGATTTGCCAACAAGGAAATGGAAGACCGGCGCGCCGCCTTCTACCCGCCCTTCTGCAAGCTCGTAGAAATCAGCTGCGGCAGCCGCGACGAAGATCTACTGCGGCACACCGTCGAGCGTCTTGAAACCCTCTTACGCACCGACAAGAAGCTCATGGTGCTCGGCCCTGTGGACGCCTTCGTGCCTGTCGTGCAAAATGTCCACTGGGCAAAACTCTACATCAAGACACAAGACCTCGCCCCCGTCCGCAAGATTCTGCATCCCATTATCAACGGCGCCAAGCCCTGGGTGCAAAACGTAGAGATTAAAGTGGAAATTGAATAA